Proteins from one Leptospira meyeri genomic window:
- a CDS encoding glucan biosynthesis protein, which yields MKKLNIYLALIALVLCVIIIIRKNDLTLNKIATLMAISTPTEVFDFHTADSIAKQKLKSKFSPTPEFKIPGLDGISYEDYRQIEYKPDVAIWKNLALPYQLHFFHPGHIYSNGIQIYEVINEKPIEIPYDASRFNFGDLPLADDFAELTKKLHYTGFRVHYPINQKEILEEFLVFQGASYFRAISKGQVYGLSGRGLAINTGPKDKEEFPIFESFYIKRPNKTDSAITIYAIMNSESVVGSYEFIVNPGEITTIDVHAKIYLRKKIKRLGFAPITSMYLYGEPDNPILGNIHPEVHDSDGLLTQNKMGEWEWRPLINPKKTQLTRIPLDSPLGYGLIQRDRKFKSYQDEKLKYHLRPSIWVEPKGDWGKGNLYLLEFTTNLDSDDNVTTFWEPAIPPNLNEGYEFRYRLHYTERSPKHHILGKASAFYRGADPLFPKEKVFTLYFTGDHLKALDQKTELEAIIQNNKIPSDSIRYKIEKISELDQWRLQIWYPASTEESDWTVFLKNQNQRITETWMYRDGLSK from the coding sequence ATGAAGAAATTGAACATATATCTTGCACTCATTGCCTTGGTATTGTGTGTCATCATCATCATCCGAAAAAATGATTTAACCTTAAACAAAATTGCCACTTTAATGGCGATATCTACCCCGACAGAAGTATTCGACTTTCATACTGCTGATTCAATCGCAAAACAAAAATTAAAGTCAAAATTTTCTCCTACTCCCGAATTTAAAATCCCAGGGTTGGATGGAATTAGTTATGAAGACTATAGACAAATTGAGTACAAGCCAGATGTAGCAATCTGGAAAAATCTTGCTCTCCCTTATCAACTGCATTTTTTTCATCCAGGTCATATCTATAGCAATGGAATTCAAATTTATGAAGTAATCAACGAAAAACCAATTGAAATTCCCTACGATGCGTCTCGGTTTAATTTTGGTGACTTACCTCTTGCAGATGATTTTGCGGAGCTTACTAAAAAACTTCACTACACCGGTTTTCGTGTCCATTACCCGATCAATCAAAAAGAGATCTTGGAAGAATTTTTAGTTTTTCAAGGAGCATCCTACTTCAGAGCAATTTCCAAAGGCCAGGTTTACGGACTTTCAGGACGAGGGCTTGCTATCAACACTGGACCAAAAGATAAAGAAGAATTTCCCATTTTTGAAAGTTTCTATATCAAACGACCGAATAAAACGGATTCAGCCATCACCATCTATGCGATTATGAATAGTGAATCTGTCGTGGGTTCCTATGAATTTATAGTCAATCCAGGTGAAATTACAACCATTGATGTTCATGCAAAAATTTATCTTCGCAAAAAAATCAAACGCCTTGGCTTTGCACCCATCACATCAATGTACTTGTATGGCGAACCAGACAATCCCATTTTAGGAAATATCCACCCAGAAGTACATGACTCTGATGGACTTTTAACGCAAAATAAAATGGGAGAATGGGAATGGAGACCTCTTATCAATCCAAAAAAGACTCAACTAACAAGAATTCCATTAGATTCACCCTTGGGTTATGGGCTCATACAAAGGGATCGAAAATTCAAAAGTTACCAAGACGAAAAACTCAAGTATCATTTAAGGCCTAGTATTTGGGTGGAACCAAAAGGAGACTGGGGGAAAGGAAATTTGTATTTATTGGAATTCACGACCAATTTAGATTCCGATGACAACGTCACTACCTTTTGGGAACCTGCCATCCCACCCAACTTAAACGAAGGATATGAATTTCGATATAGACTTCATTATACAGAAAGATCTCCAAAACACCATATATTGGGGAAAGCATCCGCATTTTATAGAGGCGCTGACCCTCTTTTTCCAAAAGAGAAAGTTTTTACCCTTTACTTCACCGGAGATCATCTAAAAGCTCTCGACCAAAAAACAGAACTCGAAGCAATCATTCAGAATAATAAAATTCCTTCCGATTCAATCCGTTATAAAATAGAAAAAATTTCTGAACTAGACCAATGGCGGCTACAAATCTGGTATCCGGCTTCTACTGAAGAGTCAGATTGGACCGTTTTTCTCAAAAATCAAAACCAAAGAATTACCGAAACTTGGATGTATAGAGATGGACTTTCCAAATAA